In Streptomyces sp. SID8374, one genomic interval encodes:
- a CDS encoding Fic family protein: protein MKVAPQASPAGTLEFGTSGSRSRQVKAGRAVRLAPAIYAVGATLPPETVARKHLNAIVARLWPGAVISDRSAFAGGQPDEGWLFIRHPDPQRRADLVLPGVTVTVQDGPGPLPGDMPMPEGLHLSGVARGLVENVTGRGRPPVGRPARAAGTQAVEDRIDALARTGGSGKIKNVLAEVDLLKGSLDAGAVEIVRSRLAELLGTFAPTAPASARLQARLEGEPFDAHRVGMFERLAEGLTAMPPLPAPALGGSSRWEWLAFFEAYFSNFIEGTEFGVEEARSIAIDGDIPAARPQDAHDVAATFRILSDPALAGRKPISGSDMLDLLREHHRILMAARPDKRPGEFKEKQNYAGGYQFVEPALLVGTLRRGFDAFASVTDPLQRAAAMMFLITECHPFDDGNGRVARIIANAELTATGQVRLIIPTVYRNNYLAGLSSVSNEAGRGEAFLSVLRFAQRWVAAVDWRSFDQAHADITETFGYNDPALAESSGLRLRLPGS, encoded by the coding sequence ATGAAAGTTGCCCCCCAGGCGTCGCCCGCCGGGACGCTGGAGTTCGGCACGAGTGGCTCGCGGAGTCGGCAGGTCAAAGCCGGCCGAGCTGTCAGGCTCGCGCCGGCCATCTATGCGGTAGGGGCAACGCTTCCTCCGGAGACCGTCGCCCGCAAGCACCTCAACGCGATCGTTGCGCGCCTCTGGCCTGGTGCCGTGATCTCGGACCGCTCTGCCTTCGCCGGTGGTCAACCCGACGAAGGCTGGCTGTTCATTCGTCACCCCGACCCCCAGCGTCGCGCAGATCTCGTGCTGCCGGGGGTGACCGTCACCGTCCAGGACGGCCCGGGTCCCCTCCCGGGGGACATGCCCATGCCCGAAGGCTTGCACCTGTCGGGCGTGGCTCGTGGACTCGTGGAGAACGTCACGGGCCGCGGCCGGCCACCCGTAGGGCGGCCGGCACGGGCCGCCGGTACTCAGGCCGTCGAGGACCGCATCGATGCGCTGGCCCGGACAGGCGGATCCGGAAAGATCAAAAACGTCCTCGCGGAAGTAGATCTCCTGAAGGGCAGCCTGGACGCCGGAGCTGTCGAGATCGTCCGTAGCCGCCTTGCGGAACTGCTGGGTACCTTCGCCCCCACCGCCCCTGCTTCAGCACGGTTGCAGGCCCGCTTGGAAGGCGAACCCTTCGATGCACACAGGGTGGGGATGTTCGAGCGGCTTGCCGAAGGCTTGACCGCCATGCCCCCACTGCCAGCACCAGCCTTGGGCGGCTCTTCCCGGTGGGAGTGGCTGGCGTTCTTCGAGGCCTATTTCTCCAACTTCATCGAAGGCACCGAGTTCGGAGTCGAGGAAGCCCGCAGCATCGCGATCGACGGCGACATCCCCGCCGCGCGGCCCCAAGACGCTCACGATGTCGCGGCCACCTTCCGCATCCTGTCCGACCCCGCCCTCGCCGGCCGCAAGCCGATCTCAGGCAGCGACATGTTGGACCTGCTCAGAGAGCACCACCGCATCCTCATGGCCGCTCGGCCGGACAAACGCCCCGGGGAGTTCAAAGAGAAGCAGAACTACGCCGGTGGATATCAGTTCGTCGAACCGGCCCTGCTGGTCGGTACGCTCAGGCGCGGCTTCGATGCCTTCGCTTCCGTGACCGACCCACTTCAGCGGGCCGCAGCCATGATGTTCTTGATCACCGAGTGTCACCCCTTCGACGACGGCAACGGTCGCGTGGCCCGCATCATTGCCAACGCCGAGCTCACTGCCACCGGGCAGGTGCGGCTCATCATCCCCACGGTGTACCGCAACAACTACCTCGCAGGGCTGTCCTCCGTCAGCAACGAAGCCGGCCGAGGCGAAGCCTTCCTCTCTGTTCTCCGCTTTGCTCAACGCTGGGTCGCTGCGGTCGATTGGAGGAGCTTCGACCAGGCCCACGCCGATATCACCGAGACGTTCGGGTACAACGACCCGGCGCTGGCCGAATCCTCCGGCCTCCGCCTGCGCCTGCCCGGCTCGTAG
- the cobM gene encoding precorrin-4 C(11)-methyltransferase: MTVYFIGAGPGAADLITVRGARLLAASPVCLYAGSLVPVELLAECPPDARLIDTANLDIDQITEELVRAHADGHDVARLHSGDPSVFSAVNEQMKRLDEADIPYEVVPGVPAFAAAAAALKRELTVPTVGQTVILTRIAQRATAMPEGEDLATLGRSGALIVLHLAARYVDRVVEELTPHYGADCPTAVVAMASRPDEIVLRGPLDSIAEQVKSAGVIRTAVIMVGRTLGAEQFRDSHLYSVGRERGGC; encoded by the coding sequence ATGACGGTGTACTTCATCGGCGCGGGCCCGGGCGCGGCCGACCTGATCACGGTGCGCGGCGCGAGACTGCTCGCCGCCAGCCCGGTCTGCCTGTACGCGGGCAGCCTGGTCCCGGTGGAGCTGCTGGCGGAGTGCCCGCCGGACGCCCGCCTGATCGACACGGCGAACCTGGACATCGACCAGATCACCGAGGAGCTCGTACGGGCCCACGCGGACGGCCACGACGTGGCGCGGCTGCACTCGGGCGACCCGTCGGTGTTCAGCGCGGTGAACGAGCAGATGAAGCGCCTGGACGAGGCGGACATCCCGTACGAGGTGGTCCCCGGCGTCCCCGCGTTCGCCGCGGCGGCCGCGGCCCTGAAGCGCGAGCTGACGGTCCCGACGGTGGGCCAGACGGTGATCCTGACCCGCATCGCCCAGCGCGCCACGGCCATGCCGGAAGGCGAGGACCTGGCCACCCTGGGCCGCAGCGGCGCCCTGATCGTCCTCCACCTGGCGGCCCGCTACGTGGACCGCGTGGTGGAGGAACTGACCCCGCACTACGGCGCGGACTGCCCGACAGCGGTGGTCGCGATGGCGTCCCGCCCGGACGAGATCGTACTGCGGGGCCCCCTGGACTCGATCGCGGAGCAGGTGAAGTCGGCGGGGGTGATCAGGACGGCGGTCATCATGGTGGGGCGGACGCTGGGGGCGGAGCAGTTCCGGGACAGCCATCTGTATTCGGTGGGGCGGGAGCGGGGCGGGTGCTGA
- the cbiE gene encoding precorrin-6y C5,15-methyltransferase (decarboxylating) subunit CbiE yields MSPSPALPPPPVSVVGIGADGWSGLSGGAREALREAEVLIGGARQLELLPPECAGVRVAWPSPLRPAVPRLLAEHRERRIAVLASGDPMFYGIGRALAEELGPEGLHVLPHPSSVSYACARLGWPLEDTEVVTLVGRPVSRLAVSLHEGRRLLALSADASTPATVAALLTAHGFGPSRMRVLEQLGSEAEAYVDGVAESWAHAPGDRLNVIAIDCVASADALRLGAVPGLPDEAYEHDGQLTKRHIRAATLGALAPAPGELLWDVGGGSGSIAIEWMRTHASCRAVSVERDPARADRIARNADRLGVPGLKVVTGPAPSSLSELPPPDAVFIGGGLTAPGLLDACWEALRPGGRLVANTVTLESEALLAERYRSYGGELTRLAVAHAVPVGGFTGWRQAMPVTQWSVRKPSAPAPFPAPGDRT; encoded by the coding sequence GTGTCCCCATCCCCAGCCCTGCCCCCGCCGCCCGTCTCCGTCGTGGGGATCGGCGCGGACGGCTGGTCCGGCCTGTCGGGCGGGGCGCGGGAGGCGCTGCGGGAGGCGGAGGTGCTGATCGGCGGGGCGCGTCAGCTGGAGCTGCTGCCGCCGGAGTGCGCGGGCGTACGGGTGGCGTGGCCGTCACCGCTGCGCCCCGCCGTACCCCGGCTGCTGGCCGAGCACCGGGAGCGCCGGATCGCGGTGCTGGCGAGCGGGGACCCGATGTTCTACGGGATCGGGCGCGCGCTGGCGGAGGAGCTGGGCCCGGAGGGCCTGCACGTCCTGCCACACCCGTCCTCGGTCTCGTACGCCTGCGCGCGCCTCGGCTGGCCCTTGGAGGACACGGAGGTCGTGACGCTGGTGGGCCGTCCGGTGTCCCGCCTGGCCGTCTCCCTCCACGAGGGCCGGAGGCTGCTGGCCCTGAGCGCGGACGCTTCGACGCCCGCGACGGTGGCGGCCCTGCTCACGGCGCACGGCTTCGGCCCGAGCCGCATGCGGGTGCTGGAACAGCTGGGCAGCGAGGCGGAGGCGTACGTGGACGGCGTCGCGGAGAGCTGGGCGCACGCTCCCGGGGACCGCCTGAACGTCATCGCCATCGACTGCGTGGCATCGGCGGACGCGCTGCGGCTCGGCGCCGTACCGGGCCTGCCGGACGAGGCGTACGAACACGACGGCCAGCTCACCAAGCGCCACATCAGGGCCGCCACGCTCGGGGCGCTGGCGCCCGCGCCCGGGGAACTGCTGTGGGACGTGGGGGGCGGCTCCGGCTCGATCGCGATCGAGTGGATGCGTACGCACGCTTCCTGCCGGGCGGTGAGCGTGGAGAGGGACCCGGCGAGGGCGGACCGGATCGCGAGGAACGCGGACCGCCTGGGAGTCCCGGGCCTGAAGGTCGTCACGGGCCCGGCCCCTTCGTCCCTTTCGGAACTCCCGCCTCCGGACGCGGTGTTCATCGGCGGCGGCCTGACGGCACCGGGCCTGCTGGACGCGTGCTGGGAGGCGCTGCGGCCGGGTGGCCGGCTGGTGGCGAACACGGTGACGCTGGAGTCGGAGGCGCTGCTGGCCGAGCGATACCGGTCGTACGGCGGTGAGTTGACCCGGCTCGCGGTGGCGCACGCGGTCCCGGTGGGCGGATTCACGGGCTGGCGCCAGGCGATGCCGGTGACGCAGTGGTCCGTACGCAAACCCTCAGCCCCAGCCCCATTCCCAGCCCCAGGAGATCGAACATGA
- a CDS encoding YciI family protein, which translates to MKYLVMVQGSQKDYEAQAGKGSPDSPVWDEKAMQAMFAHMGSINDDLAESGELVCAYGLTEPAQGRAVSVDAEGRPVVSDGPYSETKELLAGFWILECESLERVTEIAARVTRCPQPAGAPEYPVLIRTIGGGID; encoded by the coding sequence ATGAAGTATCTGGTGATGGTCCAGGGCAGCCAGAAGGACTACGAAGCGCAGGCCGGCAAGGGGTCGCCCGACAGTCCGGTCTGGGACGAGAAGGCCATGCAGGCGATGTTCGCCCACATGGGCAGCATCAACGACGACCTCGCCGAGTCGGGCGAGCTGGTGTGCGCGTACGGGCTCACGGAGCCCGCGCAGGGGCGGGCCGTGAGCGTCGACGCCGAGGGGCGGCCGGTGGTGTCGGACGGGCCGTACAGCGAGACGAAGGAGCTGCTCGCCGGGTTCTGGATCCTCGAATGCGAGAGCCTGGAGAGGGTGACCGAGATCGCCGCCCGCGTGACACGCTGTCCGCAGCCGGCCGGGGCGCCCGAGTACCCGGTGCTCATCCGGACCATCGGTGGCGGGATCGACTAG
- a CDS encoding DUF6596 domain-containing protein: MKADRTNDDHDIEDLLRRHAPQVLGALVRRYGHFDPAEDAVQEALIAAAGQWPEDGVPENPRGWLIRVASRRLTDRLRSDEARRRREETVAALTPADAFVAPPPGEGPTGLGGRAPSEDDTLTLLFLCCHPALSPAAQIALTLRAVGGLTTAEIARAHLVEEATMAQRISRAKRAVRGAEFRAPEPEDRDRRLAAVLQVLYLIFNEGYTATAGPELHRTDLAREAIRLTRAVRRLLPQEGRVTGLLALMVLTEARAPARTGPDGELIPLDEQDRALWDRTAIAEGTALAEEALAQGPAGDYQLQAAIAALHDEAERAEDTDWPQILALYELLVHRTPDPAAALGRAVAVAMVHGPRAGLAEVDALAGAGAGVGAGAGAGRYRLDAVRAHLLERAGELDAARVAYRAAAEGTLSEPEARYLRARADRLVP, encoded by the coding sequence CTGAAGGCGGACCGTACGAACGACGACCACGACATCGAGGACCTGCTGCGCCGCCACGCGCCGCAGGTCCTCGGCGCGCTCGTCCGCCGGTACGGGCACTTCGACCCGGCCGAGGACGCCGTCCAGGAGGCCCTGATCGCGGCCGCCGGGCAGTGGCCCGAGGACGGGGTGCCGGAGAATCCGCGCGGCTGGCTGATCCGGGTCGCCTCCCGGCGCCTCACCGACCGGTTGCGCAGCGACGAGGCCCGTCGGCGGCGGGAGGAGACCGTGGCCGCCCTCACCCCGGCCGACGCGTTCGTCGCCCCGCCGCCCGGGGAAGGCCCCACCGGGCTGGGTGGCCGGGCGCCCTCCGAGGACGACACCCTCACCCTCCTCTTCCTCTGCTGCCACCCCGCCCTCTCCCCCGCCGCCCAGATCGCCCTCACCCTCCGCGCGGTCGGCGGGCTCACCACGGCGGAGATCGCCCGCGCCCACCTGGTGGAGGAGGCGACGATGGCGCAGCGGATCAGCCGGGCGAAGCGGGCGGTGCGGGGCGCGGAGTTCCGGGCGCCGGAGCCGGAGGACCGGGACCGGCGGCTCGCGGCCGTGCTCCAGGTCCTCTACCTGATCTTCAACGAGGGGTACACCGCCACCGCAGGACCCGAGCTGCACCGCACCGACCTGGCCCGCGAGGCGATCCGGCTCACCCGTGCCGTACGCCGGCTCCTCCCCCAGGAAGGGCGCGTGACCGGGCTGCTGGCGCTCATGGTCCTCACCGAGGCGCGTGCTCCGGCGCGCACCGGGCCCGACGGCGAGCTGATCCCCCTCGACGAACAGGACCGGGCCCTCTGGGACCGTACGGCCATCGCCGAAGGCACCGCACTGGCCGAGGAGGCGCTCGCCCAGGGGCCCGCCGGGGACTACCAGCTCCAGGCCGCCATCGCCGCCCTGCACGACGAGGCCGAGCGCGCCGAGGACACCGACTGGCCGCAGATCCTCGCCCTGTACGAGCTCCTTGTGCACCGCACCCCCGACCCCGCCGCCGCGCTGGGCCGGGCGGTCGCGGTGGCCATGGTGCACGGGCCGCGGGCGGGGCTGGCGGAGGTCGACGCGCTGGCGGGGGCGGGGGCTGGCGTAGGGGCAGGGGCGGGAGCGGGGCGCTATCGCCTTGATGCCGTACGCGCCCATCTCCTGGAGCGGGCGGGGGAGTTGGACGCCGCACGGGTCGCCTATCGCGCGGCCGCCGAGGGGACGCTGAGTGAGCCCGAGGCCCGCTACCTACGGGCGCGGGCGGACCGGCTGGTTCCGTAG
- a CDS encoding HhH-GPD-type base excision DNA repair protein, translating to MTKSDSGKDITLRIAQQPAADELLARSPLAALVGMLLDQQVPMEWAFTGPYTLAERMGSDDLDAAEIAAYGPEAFTSLFTTKPALHRYPGSMAQRVQQLCQYLVAEYEGDASAVWRDAGTGEELLRRLNELPGFGTQKAQIFLALLGKQFGVRPPGWRAAAGAYGEDGSRRSVADITGPESLAEVRAYKQEAKAAAKAAKAKKETSKAAKTVKGTANTAKSAKGSSQG from the coding sequence ATGACCAAGAGTGACAGCGGCAAGGACATCACCCTGCGGATCGCCCAGCAGCCGGCCGCGGACGAGCTCCTCGCCCGCAGCCCCCTCGCCGCCCTCGTCGGCATGCTGCTGGACCAACAGGTCCCGATGGAGTGGGCGTTCACCGGCCCGTACACGCTGGCGGAGCGGATGGGCTCGGACGACCTCGACGCGGCGGAGATCGCCGCGTACGGCCCCGAGGCCTTCACCTCCCTCTTCACCACCAAACCGGCCCTCCACCGCTACCCCGGCTCCATGGCCCAGCGGGTCCAGCAGCTGTGCCAGTACCTGGTGGCGGAGTACGAGGGGGACGCGAGCGCGGTGTGGCGGGACGCGGGCACCGGGGAGGAGCTGCTGCGGCGGCTGAACGAGCTGCCGGGGTTCGGCACCCAGAAGGCCCAGATCTTCCTGGCGCTCCTCGGCAAGCAGTTCGGCGTACGTCCCCCGGGGTGGCGGGCGGCGGCGGGGGCGTACGGGGAGGACGGGTCGCGGCGGTCGGTGGCCGACATCACCGGGCCGGAGTCGCTGGCGGAGGTACGCGCGTACAAGCAGGAGGCCAAGGCCGCGGCCAAGGCGGCGAAAGCGAAGAAGGAAACGTCCAAGGCGGCGAAAACGGTCAAGGGAACGGCGAATACGGCGAAGTCGGCCAAGGGCTCTTCCCAGGGGTGA
- a CDS encoding M28 family metallopeptidase gives MAVVAATALAAPLLLGAAPNHGHGHGPGHSKGPSKEAVKLSRELVKKASARDAYRHLQQFQAIADSADGHRAAGSLGHDASAAYVYRQLQRAGYQVSYETFRFPYTETLAEKLAVVSPTPRDVSIKAMTYTPSTRVGGLTAGLVNVPVDDTSGCEASDYASANFTGKIALIKRGGCTFAEKQAAAADAGAAGAVIYNNTEGLLSGTLGDAAAGRIPTGGVTQEEGEKLVADLAAGEVTVSFEVRQLQEERTTRNVIAETRGGKAANTVVLGAHLDSVTEGPGINDNGSGSAGLLDVALKLAQSKSKPANKVRFAWWSAEENGLLGSEAYVAGLSEKQRGQIKLYLNFDMIASPNGVQFVYDGDDSDGVGAGPGPEGSAQLERDINKFLDSKGKKHEGTDFTGRSDYGPFIEVGVPSGGTFTGAEGIKTAAQARVYGGEAGVAYDACYHAACDNLSNIDMRHFDVNIDVIANAVGTYAHDLRSLTRPVTPAPSTGTPGSGGGLHDGHGHEVTE, from the coding sequence ATGGCAGTTGTGGCCGCCACCGCTCTGGCCGCACCGCTCCTCCTGGGCGCAGCCCCGAACCACGGGCATGGGCACGGGCCAGGCCATTCGAAGGGCCCCTCGAAGGAGGCGGTCAAGCTGTCCCGGGAGCTGGTGAAGAAGGCGTCCGCGCGTGACGCCTACCGCCATCTCCAGCAGTTCCAGGCGATAGCCGATTCGGCCGACGGTCACCGCGCGGCGGGATCGCTCGGCCACGATGCCTCGGCGGCGTACGTCTACCGGCAGCTCCAGCGTGCCGGGTACCAGGTCTCCTACGAGACCTTCCGCTTCCCCTACACGGAGACGCTGGCCGAAAAGCTCGCCGTGGTGTCGCCGACGCCCCGCGACGTGTCGATCAAGGCGATGACGTACACCCCGTCGACCAGGGTGGGCGGTCTGACGGCCGGGCTCGTCAACGTCCCCGTCGACGACACCTCCGGCTGCGAGGCGTCCGACTACGCCTCCGCCAACTTCACCGGCAAGATCGCGCTGATCAAGCGCGGCGGCTGCACCTTCGCCGAGAAGCAGGCGGCGGCAGCGGACGCCGGAGCGGCCGGGGCGGTCATCTACAACAACACCGAGGGCCTCCTGTCCGGCACGCTCGGCGACGCCGCGGCGGGCCGCATCCCGACCGGCGGCGTCACCCAGGAGGAGGGCGAGAAGCTCGTCGCCGACCTGGCGGCCGGCGAGGTCACGGTCTCCTTCGAGGTCCGCCAGCTCCAGGAGGAGCGCACGACCCGCAACGTCATCGCGGAGACGCGCGGCGGCAAGGCAGCGAACACCGTGGTGCTCGGCGCCCACCTCGACTCCGTCACCGAGGGCCCCGGCATCAACGACAACGGCTCCGGCTCCGCCGGCCTCCTCGATGTCGCCCTGAAACTGGCCCAGTCGAAGAGCAAGCCCGCCAACAAGGTCCGGTTCGCCTGGTGGTCGGCCGAGGAGAACGGCCTGCTCGGCTCGGAGGCGTACGTCGCCGGGCTCTCCGAGAAGCAGCGCGGGCAGATCAAGCTCTACCTGAACTTCGACATGATCGCCTCGCCCAACGGCGTCCAGTTCGTCTACGACGGCGACGACTCCGACGGCGTCGGCGCGGGCCCCGGCCCGGAGGGCTCCGCCCAGCTGGAGCGGGACATCAACAAGTTCCTCGACAGCAAGGGCAAGAAGCACGAGGGCACGGACTTCACCGGCCGCTCGGACTACGGGCCGTTCATCGAGGTGGGCGTCCCCTCCGGCGGTACGTTCACGGGCGCCGAGGGCATCAAGACGGCGGCCCAGGCCCGCGTCTACGGCGGGGAGGCGGGGGTCGCCTACGACGCGTGCTACCACGCGGCCTGCGACAACCTCAGCAACATCGACATGCGGCACTTCGACGTCAACATCGACGTGATCGCCAACGCGGTCGGCACGTACGCCCACGACCTGCGCTCGCTGACCCGTCCGGTCACCCCGGCTCCCAGCACCGGCACGCCGGGCAGCGGCGGCGGCCTGCACGACGGCCACGGCCACGAGGTCACGGAGTAG
- a CDS encoding CsbD family protein yields the protein MAADEKAQAKTEQAKGKVKEAAGRAVGNERLTAEGRADQVKGDARQAKEKVKDVLTD from the coding sequence ATGGCTGCTGATGAGAAGGCCCAGGCCAAGACCGAGCAGGCCAAGGGCAAGGTCAAGGAAGCGGCCGGGCGTGCCGTGGGCAATGAGCGTCTGACGGCCGAGGGCCGGGCGGACCAGGTCAAGGGCGACGCCCGCCAGGCCAAGGAGAAGGTCAAGGACGTCCTCACCGACTGA
- a CDS encoding type II toxin-antitoxin system VapB family antitoxin → MIFKRIGNGKPYPDHGRESTRQWADVAPRPVRLDQLVTTKGQLDLETLLAEDSTFYGDLFAHVVKWQGDLYLEDGLHRAVRAALQQRQVLHARVLDLG, encoded by the coding sequence GTGATCTTCAAGCGCATCGGAAATGGGAAGCCATACCCCGACCACGGCCGGGAAAGCACCCGACAGTGGGCGGATGTCGCGCCGCGTCCGGTTCGCCTGGACCAGCTCGTGACCACCAAGGGCCAGCTGGACCTGGAGACCCTCCTCGCCGAGGACTCCACGTTCTACGGGGACCTCTTCGCCCACGTCGTGAAGTGGCAGGGCGATCTGTACCTGGAGGACGGGCTGCACCGGGCGGTCCGCGCCGCGCTCCAGCAGCGCCAGGTGCTGCACGCACGCGTCCTCGACCTGGGCTGA
- a CDS encoding LytR C-terminal domain-containing protein gives MGGKYRITGDTYPRMRRPRNRRRIVLAGVSAVVALGLAGWGTLQLIDVFTGGDQSASAAGHQRDCPTPKPVAPAKALPKPAGIKVNVYNATTRSGLAKSAADELKKRGFTIGEVGNAPEAYDKKVPGPGVLLGAPTAADGSFTVLGTQLPGTVQKTDGRKTAEVDLILGAKFKAFSTPAEATAAMTALTKPSPAPSGSCAPTPTTKSG, from the coding sequence ATGGGCGGAAAGTACCGCATCACGGGCGACACCTACCCCCGCATGCGCCGCCCCCGGAACCGCCGCAGGATCGTCCTAGCGGGCGTCTCGGCCGTGGTGGCCCTCGGCCTGGCCGGTTGGGGAACGCTCCAGCTCATCGACGTCTTCACCGGCGGCGACCAGAGCGCCAGCGCCGCCGGCCATCAGCGCGACTGCCCGACCCCGAAGCCCGTGGCCCCCGCCAAGGCGCTGCCGAAGCCGGCCGGGATCAAGGTCAACGTCTACAACGCGACGACCCGCAGCGGTCTCGCCAAGTCCGCCGCCGACGAGCTGAAGAAGCGCGGGTTCACCATCGGCGAGGTGGGGAACGCCCCGGAGGCGTACGACAAGAAGGTCCCCGGCCCCGGAGTGCTGCTCGGCGCCCCGACCGCGGCGGACGGCAGCTTCACCGTGCTCGGCACGCAGCTGCCGGGCACGGTGCAGAAGACCGACGGCCGCAAGACGGCGGAGGTCGACCTGATCCTCGGCGCGAAGTTCAAGGCGTTCAGCACCCCGGCCGAGGCGACCGCCGCCATGACGGCCCTCACGAAGCCGTCCCCGGCGCCGTCCGGCTCCTGCGCGCCGACTCCGACGACGAAGAGCGGCTGA
- the upp gene encoding uracil phosphoribosyltransferase — translation MRIHVVDHPLVAHKLTTLRDKRTDSPTFRRLADELVTLLAYEATRDVRTEQVDIETPVTPTTGVKLSHPRPLVVPILRAGLGMLDGMVRLLPTAEVGFLGMIRNEETLQAETYATRMPEDLSGRQVYVLDPMLATGGTLVAAIRELIKRGADDVTAVVLLAAPEGVEVMERELAGTPVTVVTASVDERLNEHGYIVPGLGDAGDRMYGTAE, via the coding sequence ATGCGGATCCACGTCGTCGACCACCCGCTGGTGGCGCACAAACTGACCACGCTGCGCGACAAGCGCACCGACTCCCCGACCTTCCGGCGCCTCGCCGACGAGCTGGTCACCCTTCTCGCCTACGAGGCCACCCGGGATGTGCGTACCGAGCAGGTCGACATCGAGACCCCGGTGACCCCCACGACGGGCGTCAAGCTCTCGCACCCCCGGCCCCTCGTCGTCCCGATCCTGCGCGCCGGTCTCGGCATGCTGGACGGCATGGTGCGGCTGCTGCCCACCGCCGAAGTGGGCTTCCTCGGCATGATCCGCAACGAGGAGACGCTCCAGGCGGAGACGTACGCGACCCGGATGCCCGAGGACCTCTCCGGCCGCCAGGTCTACGTCCTCGACCCGATGCTGGCCACCGGCGGCACCCTCGTCGCCGCCATCCGCGAGCTGATCAAGCGCGGCGCCGACGACGTCACCGCGGTCGTCCTCCTCGCGGCGCCCGAGGGCGTCGAGGTGATGGAGCGCGAGCTGGCGGGCACCCCTGTCACCGTGGTCACCGCCTCCGTCGACGAGCGGCTCAACGAGCACGGCTACATCGTGCCGGGCCTCGGCGACGCCGGAGACCGGATGTACGGGACGGCGGAGTAG
- the tadA gene encoding tRNA adenosine(34) deaminase TadA, producing MRRALAEAERAASAGDVPVGAVVLGPDGTELAAAHNEREATGDPTAHAEILALRRAAEAVGEWRLTNCTLVVTLEPCTMCAGALVQSRVARVVYGARDEKAGAAGSLWDVIRDRRLNHRPEVIAGVLEDDCATQLTAFFRTL from the coding sequence ATGCGCCGCGCCCTGGCCGAGGCCGAGCGGGCGGCGTCGGCCGGTGACGTTCCGGTCGGCGCCGTCGTCCTCGGCCCCGACGGCACCGAGCTGGCCGCCGCCCACAACGAGCGCGAGGCCACCGGCGACCCGACCGCGCACGCCGAGATCCTGGCCCTGCGCCGGGCGGCCGAAGCGGTCGGTGAGTGGCGCCTGACCAACTGCACGCTGGTGGTCACCCTGGAGCCCTGCACGATGTGCGCGGGCGCCCTGGTCCAGTCCCGGGTGGCCCGGGTCGTCTACGGAGCCCGCGACGAGAAGGCGGGCGCGGCCGGCTCCCTCTGGGACGTCATCCGCGACCGCCGCCTGAACCACCGCCCCGAGGTCATCGCGGGGGTCCTGGAGGACGACTGCGCGACCCAGCTGACGGCGTTCTTCCGCACGCTCTGA
- a CDS encoding Dabb family protein — protein MIRHLVLFKLNDGVERDDPRVVAGDRAFRELEGQVPELEFWECAWNITDRPIAYDYAINSAVADEDALKRYIEHPAHQAAAGQWREFATWVIADYPF, from the coding sequence ATGATCCGTCACCTTGTTCTTTTCAAGCTCAACGACGGCGTCGAGAGGGACGATCCGCGGGTCGTCGCCGGGGACCGCGCCTTCCGGGAGCTGGAGGGGCAGGTCCCGGAGCTGGAGTTCTGGGAGTGCGCCTGGAACATCACCGACCGGCCGATCGCGTACGACTACGCCATCAACTCCGCCGTCGCCGACGAGGACGCCCTCAAGCGCTACATCGAGCACCCGGCCCACCAGGCCGCCGCGGGTCAGTGGCGTGAATTCGCCACTTGGGTGATCGCGGACTATCCCTTCTGA